From a region of the Tachysurus fulvidraco isolate hzauxx_2018 chromosome 5, HZAU_PFXX_2.0, whole genome shotgun sequence genome:
- the atf7b gene encoding cyclic AMP-dependent transcription factor ATF-7b isoform X2, with translation MGDDRPFVCSAPGCGQRFTNEDHLAVHKHKHEMTLKFGQTRTDTVIIADQTPTPTRFLKNCEEVGLFSELDGSFEQELRKSQEEEERRTKSTLSAVPSSEMKERDGPLEIDSSPPDSPSSASSMTDSKDSEMLVKEPVPIRKNKEVPPRTAAASATPTPTIVRPGSLPLHLTYDSINPTQPSPTSVITRTPPSNRLSSPSASFPMMMQLPNGQTVPLLPSPGQTSVISVARSSNPVPNIPGIPGPPVGGSSSGSSSPSGYSSHNDAKMSVSGPTSSQKPEPSETLSPAQPQVSPAAPRGGRRRRGADIEPDERRRRFLERNRAAAYRCRQKRKVWVNALEKRAEELSTANVTLTNEVSLLRTEVTRLKELLLAHKDCPVTAMQKKAYLAAGVDESSVSALVLPVSVPAPVSVNGLSVRAAEAVAVLAQMGSGQWSGTGAGGDTPTQSQPTSR, from the exons ATGGGGGACGATCGGCCTTTTGTGTGCTCCGCCCCTGGATGTGGACAG cgGTTTACAAATGAAGATCACCTGGCggtacataaacataaacatgagaTGACATTGAAGTTCGGACAAACTCGCACTGACACGGTGATAATCGCAG atcaGACCCCGACTCCCACTCGTTTCCTAAAGAACTGTGAGGAGGTGGGTTTATTCAGCGAGCTCGATGGCTCATTCGAACAAGAGCTCCGTAAATcccaggaggaggaggaacgaAGAACCAAAAGCACG cTTTCTGCTGTTCCTTCATCTGAGATGAAGGAGAGAGACGGACCTCTGGAGATCGACTCTTCTCCTCCAGACAGTCCTTCATCTGCCTCCAGTATGACTGACTCCAAAGACTCAGAGATGCTGGTGAAGGAACCTGTTCCCATCAGGAAGAACAAG GAAGTGCCTCCAAGGACAGCAGCAGCAAGCGCCACGCCAACACCAACCATTGTACGGCCCGGATCACTCCCTTTGCATTTAACATACGACTCTATAAACCCCACTCAGCCATCGCCCACATCAGTCATCACCCGGACTCCGCCCTCCAACAGACTCAG TTCTCCATCAGCTTCTTTTCCCATGATGATGCAACTTCCTAATGGTCAGACTGTCCCTCTGCTCCCCAGTCCTGGACAAACTTCTGTCATATCA gtggccAGGTCATCAAATCCAGTCCCTAATATTCCTGGGATTCCTGGTCCTCCAGTTGGTGGAAGCAGCAGCGGCTCCTCTTCTCCGTCTGGATACAGCTCGCATAATGATGCCAAGATG AGTGTTAGTGGACCAACATCAAGCCAGAAACCTGAACCCAGTGAGACTCTCTCACCTGCACAGCCACAG GTGTCACCTGCAGCTCCGAGAGGTGGGCGTCGGCGTCGTGGCGCAGACATTGAGCCCGATGAACGCAGACGACGTTTTTTGGAGCGGAACCGAGCGGCTGCTTATCGCTGCAGACAGAAAAGGAAAGTATGGGTCAACGCCCTGGAAAAGCGTGCAGAGGAACTTTCCACTGCCAACGTCACACTCAcg aatgaAGTGTCTCTGCTCAGAACCGAGGTGACACGTCTAAAGGAGCTCCTGCTGGCTCATAAAGACTGTCCGGTTACTGCCATGCAGAAAAAAGCCTACCTAG CTGCAGGTGTGGATGAAAGCTCTGTCTCAGCACTGGTTCTGCCCGTCTCGGTTCCAGCTCCCGTGTCTGTTAACGGACTGAGTGTGCGTGCGGCGGAGGCCGTGGCCGTACTGGCACAGATGGGGTCGGGTCAGTGGAGCGGCACGGGGGCAGGTGGAGACACACCCACCCAGTCACAGCCCACCTCCAGATGA
- the atf7b gene encoding cyclic AMP-dependent transcription factor ATF-7b isoform X1, with translation MGDDRPFVCSAPGCGQRFTNEDHLAVHKHKHEMTLKFGQTRTDTVIIADQTPTPTRFLKNCEEVGLFSELDGSFEQELRKSQEEEERRTKSTLSAVPSSEMKERDGPLEIDSSPPDSPSSASSMTDSKDSEMLVKEPVPIRKNKEVPPRTAAASATPTPTIVRPGSLPLHLTYDSINPTQPSPTSVITRTPPSNRLSSPSASFPMMMQLPNGQTVPLLPSPGQTSVISVARSSNPVPNIPGIPGPPVGGSSSGSSSPSGYSSHNDAKMRLKAALSPQSVSGPTSSQKPEPSETLSPAQPQVSPAAPRGGRRRRGADIEPDERRRRFLERNRAAAYRCRQKRKVWVNALEKRAEELSTANVTLTNEVSLLRTEVTRLKELLLAHKDCPVTAMQKKAYLAAGVDESSVSALVLPVSVPAPVSVNGLSVRAAEAVAVLAQMGSGQWSGTGAGGDTPTQSQPTSR, from the exons ATGGGGGACGATCGGCCTTTTGTGTGCTCCGCCCCTGGATGTGGACAG cgGTTTACAAATGAAGATCACCTGGCggtacataaacataaacatgagaTGACATTGAAGTTCGGACAAACTCGCACTGACACGGTGATAATCGCAG atcaGACCCCGACTCCCACTCGTTTCCTAAAGAACTGTGAGGAGGTGGGTTTATTCAGCGAGCTCGATGGCTCATTCGAACAAGAGCTCCGTAAATcccaggaggaggaggaacgaAGAACCAAAAGCACG cTTTCTGCTGTTCCTTCATCTGAGATGAAGGAGAGAGACGGACCTCTGGAGATCGACTCTTCTCCTCCAGACAGTCCTTCATCTGCCTCCAGTATGACTGACTCCAAAGACTCAGAGATGCTGGTGAAGGAACCTGTTCCCATCAGGAAGAACAAG GAAGTGCCTCCAAGGACAGCAGCAGCAAGCGCCACGCCAACACCAACCATTGTACGGCCCGGATCACTCCCTTTGCATTTAACATACGACTCTATAAACCCCACTCAGCCATCGCCCACATCAGTCATCACCCGGACTCCGCCCTCCAACAGACTCAG TTCTCCATCAGCTTCTTTTCCCATGATGATGCAACTTCCTAATGGTCAGACTGTCCCTCTGCTCCCCAGTCCTGGACAAACTTCTGTCATATCA gtggccAGGTCATCAAATCCAGTCCCTAATATTCCTGGGATTCCTGGTCCTCCAGTTGGTGGAAGCAGCAGCGGCTCCTCTTCTCCGTCTGGATACAGCTCGCATAATGATGCCAAGATG AGGTTGAAAGCTGCACTTTCACCACAGAGTGTTAGTGGACCAACATCAAGCCAGAAACCTGAACCCAGTGAGACTCTCTCACCTGCACAGCCACAG GTGTCACCTGCAGCTCCGAGAGGTGGGCGTCGGCGTCGTGGCGCAGACATTGAGCCCGATGAACGCAGACGACGTTTTTTGGAGCGGAACCGAGCGGCTGCTTATCGCTGCAGACAGAAAAGGAAAGTATGGGTCAACGCCCTGGAAAAGCGTGCAGAGGAACTTTCCACTGCCAACGTCACACTCAcg aatgaAGTGTCTCTGCTCAGAACCGAGGTGACACGTCTAAAGGAGCTCCTGCTGGCTCATAAAGACTGTCCGGTTACTGCCATGCAGAAAAAAGCCTACCTAG CTGCAGGTGTGGATGAAAGCTCTGTCTCAGCACTGGTTCTGCCCGTCTCGGTTCCAGCTCCCGTGTCTGTTAACGGACTGAGTGTGCGTGCGGCGGAGGCCGTGGCCGTACTGGCACAGATGGGGTCGGGTCAGTGGAGCGGCACGGGGGCAGGTGGAGACACACCCACCCAGTCACAGCCCACCTCCAGATGA
- the atf7b gene encoding cyclic AMP-dependent transcription factor ATF-7b isoform X3: MGDDRPFVCSAPGCGQRFTNEDHLAVHKHKHEMTLKFGQTRTDTVIIADQTPTPTRFLKNCEEVGLFSELDGSFEQELRKSQEEEERRTKSTLSAVPSSEMKERDGPLEIDSSPPDSPSSASSMTDSKDSEMLVKEPVPIRKNKEVPPRTAAASATPTPTIVRPGSLPLHLTYDSINPTQPSPTSVITRTPPSNRLSSPSASFPMMMQLPNGQTVPLLPSPGQTSVISVARSSNPVPNIPGIPGPPVGGSSSGSSSPSGYSSHNDAKMRLKAALSPQSVSGPTSSQKPEPSETLSPAQPQVSPAAPRGGRRRRGADIEPDERRRRFLERNRAAAYRCRQKRKVWVNALEKRAEELSTANVTLTNEVSLLRTEVTRLKELLLAHKDCPVTAMQKKAYLAPVSVNGLSVRAAEAVAVLAQMGSGQWSGTGAGGDTPTQSQPTSR, from the exons ATGGGGGACGATCGGCCTTTTGTGTGCTCCGCCCCTGGATGTGGACAG cgGTTTACAAATGAAGATCACCTGGCggtacataaacataaacatgagaTGACATTGAAGTTCGGACAAACTCGCACTGACACGGTGATAATCGCAG atcaGACCCCGACTCCCACTCGTTTCCTAAAGAACTGTGAGGAGGTGGGTTTATTCAGCGAGCTCGATGGCTCATTCGAACAAGAGCTCCGTAAATcccaggaggaggaggaacgaAGAACCAAAAGCACG cTTTCTGCTGTTCCTTCATCTGAGATGAAGGAGAGAGACGGACCTCTGGAGATCGACTCTTCTCCTCCAGACAGTCCTTCATCTGCCTCCAGTATGACTGACTCCAAAGACTCAGAGATGCTGGTGAAGGAACCTGTTCCCATCAGGAAGAACAAG GAAGTGCCTCCAAGGACAGCAGCAGCAAGCGCCACGCCAACACCAACCATTGTACGGCCCGGATCACTCCCTTTGCATTTAACATACGACTCTATAAACCCCACTCAGCCATCGCCCACATCAGTCATCACCCGGACTCCGCCCTCCAACAGACTCAG TTCTCCATCAGCTTCTTTTCCCATGATGATGCAACTTCCTAATGGTCAGACTGTCCCTCTGCTCCCCAGTCCTGGACAAACTTCTGTCATATCA gtggccAGGTCATCAAATCCAGTCCCTAATATTCCTGGGATTCCTGGTCCTCCAGTTGGTGGAAGCAGCAGCGGCTCCTCTTCTCCGTCTGGATACAGCTCGCATAATGATGCCAAGATG AGGTTGAAAGCTGCACTTTCACCACAGAGTGTTAGTGGACCAACATCAAGCCAGAAACCTGAACCCAGTGAGACTCTCTCACCTGCACAGCCACAG GTGTCACCTGCAGCTCCGAGAGGTGGGCGTCGGCGTCGTGGCGCAGACATTGAGCCCGATGAACGCAGACGACGTTTTTTGGAGCGGAACCGAGCGGCTGCTTATCGCTGCAGACAGAAAAGGAAAGTATGGGTCAACGCCCTGGAAAAGCGTGCAGAGGAACTTTCCACTGCCAACGTCACACTCAcg aatgaAGTGTCTCTGCTCAGAACCGAGGTGACACGTCTAAAGGAGCTCCTGCTGGCTCATAAAGACTGTCCGGTTACTGCCATGCAGAAAAAAGCCTACCTAG CTCCCGTGTCTGTTAACGGACTGAGTGTGCGTGCGGCGGAGGCCGTGGCCGTACTGGCACAGATGGGGTCGGGTCAGTGGAGCGGCACGGGGGCAGGTGGAGACACACCCACCCAGTCACAGCCCACCTCCAGATGA
- the atf7b gene encoding cyclic AMP-dependent transcription factor ATF-7b isoform X4, which produces MGDDRPFVCSAPGCGQRFTNEDHLAVHKHKHEMTLKFGQTRTDTVIIADQTPTPTRFLKNCEEVGLFSELDGSFEQELRKSQEEEERRTKSTLSAVPSSEMKERDGPLEIDSSPPDSPSSASSMTDSKDSEMLVKEPVPIRKNKEVPPRTAAASATPTPTIVRPGSLPLHLTYDSINPTQPSPTSVITRTPPSNRLSSPSASFPMMMQLPNGQTVPLLPSPGQTSVISVARSSNPVPNIPGIPGPPVGGSSSGSSSPSGYSSHNDAKMVSPAAPRGGRRRRGADIEPDERRRRFLERNRAAAYRCRQKRKVWVNALEKRAEELSTANVTLTNEVSLLRTEVTRLKELLLAHKDCPVTAMQKKAYLAAGVDESSVSALVLPVSVPAPVSVNGLSVRAAEAVAVLAQMGSGQWSGTGAGGDTPTQSQPTSR; this is translated from the exons ATGGGGGACGATCGGCCTTTTGTGTGCTCCGCCCCTGGATGTGGACAG cgGTTTACAAATGAAGATCACCTGGCggtacataaacataaacatgagaTGACATTGAAGTTCGGACAAACTCGCACTGACACGGTGATAATCGCAG atcaGACCCCGACTCCCACTCGTTTCCTAAAGAACTGTGAGGAGGTGGGTTTATTCAGCGAGCTCGATGGCTCATTCGAACAAGAGCTCCGTAAATcccaggaggaggaggaacgaAGAACCAAAAGCACG cTTTCTGCTGTTCCTTCATCTGAGATGAAGGAGAGAGACGGACCTCTGGAGATCGACTCTTCTCCTCCAGACAGTCCTTCATCTGCCTCCAGTATGACTGACTCCAAAGACTCAGAGATGCTGGTGAAGGAACCTGTTCCCATCAGGAAGAACAAG GAAGTGCCTCCAAGGACAGCAGCAGCAAGCGCCACGCCAACACCAACCATTGTACGGCCCGGATCACTCCCTTTGCATTTAACATACGACTCTATAAACCCCACTCAGCCATCGCCCACATCAGTCATCACCCGGACTCCGCCCTCCAACAGACTCAG TTCTCCATCAGCTTCTTTTCCCATGATGATGCAACTTCCTAATGGTCAGACTGTCCCTCTGCTCCCCAGTCCTGGACAAACTTCTGTCATATCA gtggccAGGTCATCAAATCCAGTCCCTAATATTCCTGGGATTCCTGGTCCTCCAGTTGGTGGAAGCAGCAGCGGCTCCTCTTCTCCGTCTGGATACAGCTCGCATAATGATGCCAAGATG GTGTCACCTGCAGCTCCGAGAGGTGGGCGTCGGCGTCGTGGCGCAGACATTGAGCCCGATGAACGCAGACGACGTTTTTTGGAGCGGAACCGAGCGGCTGCTTATCGCTGCAGACAGAAAAGGAAAGTATGGGTCAACGCCCTGGAAAAGCGTGCAGAGGAACTTTCCACTGCCAACGTCACACTCAcg aatgaAGTGTCTCTGCTCAGAACCGAGGTGACACGTCTAAAGGAGCTCCTGCTGGCTCATAAAGACTGTCCGGTTACTGCCATGCAGAAAAAAGCCTACCTAG CTGCAGGTGTGGATGAAAGCTCTGTCTCAGCACTGGTTCTGCCCGTCTCGGTTCCAGCTCCCGTGTCTGTTAACGGACTGAGTGTGCGTGCGGCGGAGGCCGTGGCCGTACTGGCACAGATGGGGTCGGGTCAGTGGAGCGGCACGGGGGCAGGTGGAGACACACCCACCCAGTCACAGCCCACCTCCAGATGA
- the atf7b gene encoding cyclic AMP-dependent transcription factor ATF-7b isoform X5, with amino-acid sequence MGDDRPFVCSAPGCGQRFTNEDHLAVHKHKHEMTLKFGQTRTDTVIIADQTPTPTRFLKNCEEVGLFSELDGSFEQELRKSQEEEERRTKSTLSAVPSSEMKERDGPLEIDSSPPDSPSSASSMTDSKDSEMLVKEPVPIRKNKEVPPRTAAASATPTPTIVRPGSLPLHLTYDSINPTQPSPTSVITRTPPSNRLSSPSASFPMMMQLPNGQTVPLLPSPGQTSVISVARSSNPVPNIPGIPGPPVGGSSSGSSSPSGYSSHNDAKMRLKAALSPQSVSGPTSSQKPEPSETLSPAQPQVSPAAPRGGRRRRGADIEPDERRRRFLERNRAAAYRCRQKRKVWVNALEKRAEELSTANVTLTNEVSLLRTEVTRLKELLLAHKDCPVTAMQKKAYLGASPWVRSQTELLR; translated from the exons ATGGGGGACGATCGGCCTTTTGTGTGCTCCGCCCCTGGATGTGGACAG cgGTTTACAAATGAAGATCACCTGGCggtacataaacataaacatgagaTGACATTGAAGTTCGGACAAACTCGCACTGACACGGTGATAATCGCAG atcaGACCCCGACTCCCACTCGTTTCCTAAAGAACTGTGAGGAGGTGGGTTTATTCAGCGAGCTCGATGGCTCATTCGAACAAGAGCTCCGTAAATcccaggaggaggaggaacgaAGAACCAAAAGCACG cTTTCTGCTGTTCCTTCATCTGAGATGAAGGAGAGAGACGGACCTCTGGAGATCGACTCTTCTCCTCCAGACAGTCCTTCATCTGCCTCCAGTATGACTGACTCCAAAGACTCAGAGATGCTGGTGAAGGAACCTGTTCCCATCAGGAAGAACAAG GAAGTGCCTCCAAGGACAGCAGCAGCAAGCGCCACGCCAACACCAACCATTGTACGGCCCGGATCACTCCCTTTGCATTTAACATACGACTCTATAAACCCCACTCAGCCATCGCCCACATCAGTCATCACCCGGACTCCGCCCTCCAACAGACTCAG TTCTCCATCAGCTTCTTTTCCCATGATGATGCAACTTCCTAATGGTCAGACTGTCCCTCTGCTCCCCAGTCCTGGACAAACTTCTGTCATATCA gtggccAGGTCATCAAATCCAGTCCCTAATATTCCTGGGATTCCTGGTCCTCCAGTTGGTGGAAGCAGCAGCGGCTCCTCTTCTCCGTCTGGATACAGCTCGCATAATGATGCCAAGATG AGGTTGAAAGCTGCACTTTCACCACAGAGTGTTAGTGGACCAACATCAAGCCAGAAACCTGAACCCAGTGAGACTCTCTCACCTGCACAGCCACAG GTGTCACCTGCAGCTCCGAGAGGTGGGCGTCGGCGTCGTGGCGCAGACATTGAGCCCGATGAACGCAGACGACGTTTTTTGGAGCGGAACCGAGCGGCTGCTTATCGCTGCAGACAGAAAAGGAAAGTATGGGTCAACGCCCTGGAAAAGCGTGCAGAGGAACTTTCCACTGCCAACGTCACACTCAcg aatgaAGTGTCTCTGCTCAGAACCGAGGTGACACGTCTAAAGGAGCTCCTGCTGGCTCATAAAGACTGTCCGGTTACTGCCATGCAGAAAAAAGCCTACCTAG GAGCTTCACCCTGGGTAAGAAGCCAAACTGAGTTACTAAGGTGA
- the larp4ab gene encoding la-related protein 4 isoform X2 yields the protein MLLFVEVTTKGTSLNPNAKVWQEASATFPQNGEEATGALGWAQEDFTPSDPPEGGKDYTAVYGDSELHVEADLLNSIEPEYSTYEPVEEEMSEESLRESLKKQLEFCFSRENLSKDLYLISQMDSDQFIPIWTIANMEGVKLLTSDLDLIVEVLKASPMVQVDEKGEKVRPNHKRCIIILREVPESTPVEEVEALFKSEKCPPVISVEFAHNNNWYITFQSDTDAQQAYRYLREEVKTFQEKPIMARIKAINTFFAKNGYRAADSAVYTGGAQSQYSSPLYLQQVFQPQQYPLYSLLPPSWSPSPTPYFETPLAPFPNGTFNSFSGAGSFKRGSSPVSATRNFHRNRSHVKSSSRADAPQTDGFSGLSGTQNPQTPSAPNSDLSTSDSPSSPCENGLCDPSGSRNRRGSYRGLRRRREEERTRPLPPTEIKTPPPKFDLAASNFPPLPGGVVTFTENVLENRMADVVKGLNRDKVDCSKQEIIKDSQDVEEVPSSPVPTTPTPQDMPSSSVAVEVQNPDTAPVLSLSPITAAAQSDSTPSPTDPTLPSTPVQEPRKLSYAEVCQKPRKDPLPAPAPCVSPTPDLAQTPAAVNQPLRELRVNKVDSPTSRPAEKVCDGRPPREQYRSGSPGKGAGFKLREQQRRPPQGRRSSPHPGYNNRRSGKEQNIPPRLPK from the exons gaGGTAAAGATTACACTGCTGTGTACGGAGACTCTGAGCTTCATGTGGAAGCTGACCTGCTGAACTCTATAGAACCAGAGTACAGCACATATGAACCGG tggaggAAGAGATGTCTGAGGAGAGTCTGAGGGAGTCCCTTAAGAAACAGCTGGAGTTCTGCTTCTCACG AGAGAACCTGTCGAAGGACCTGTACCTGATCTCTCAGATGGACAGTGACCAGTTCATTCCCATCTGGACCATCGCTAACATGGAGGGTGTTAAActtctgacctctgacctggaCCTGATCGTGGAGGTGCTGAAAG CATCTCCCATGGTCCAGGTGGACGAGAAAGGTGAGAAGGTCCGGCCCAATCACAAGCGTTGTATCATCATCCTGAGAGAGGTTCCTGAGAGCACACCTGTGGAG GAGGTCGAGGCTCTGTTTAAGAGTGAGAAGTGTCCTCCGGTCATCAGTGTGGAATTTGCTCACAATAACAACTGGTACATCACCTTCCAGTCTGATACTGATGCTCAGcag GCGTATAGATATTTACGGGAAGAAGTGAAAACCTTTCAAGAGAAACCCATAATG gctCGTATTAAGGCTATAAACACCTTCTTTGCTAAGAATGGCTACAGGGCCGCGGACTCTGCCGTCTACACGGGAGGAGCTCAGTCTCAGTACTCGTCTCCGCTCTACCTGCAGCAGGTGTTCCAGCCTCAGCAGTATCCACTCTACagcctcctccctccctcctggAGCCCGTCACCTACACCGTACTTCGAAACACCGCTG GCTCCATTTCCAAACGGAACCTTTAACAGTTTCAGTGGTGCAGGAAGTTTCAAGCGCGGCTCGTCTCCAGTCAGCGCCACTCGCAACTTCCACCGCAACCG GAGCCACGTGAAATCGTCGTCTCGTGCTGATGCTCCTCAGACAGACGGGTTCTCGGGTCTAAGCGGCACACAGAACCCACAGACTCCCAGTGCACCCAATTCTGACCTCAGCACCTCAGACTCACCCTCGTCCCCCTGCGAGAATGGACTCTGTGACCCGAGCGGCAGCAGGAACAG gagaGGAAGCTACCGTGGCCTGAGGCGCAGGAGAGAAGAAGAGCGAACG AGGCCCCTCCCACCCACTGAGATCAAAACCCCACCTCCCAAATTTGACCTGGCTGCGTCGAACTTCCCTCCCCTGCCAGGGGGTGTGGTCACGTTCACAGAGAACGTTCTGGAGAATCGCATGGCTGATGTAGTGAAGGGTCTGAACAGAGACAAG GTGGACTGCAGTAAACAGGAAATTATTAAAGATTCTCAAGATGTTGAGGAAGTCCCATCTTCTCCTGTTCctaccacacccacaccccagGACATGCCCAGTTCAag TGTTGCAGTTGAGGTGCAGAACCCAGACACCGCACCGGTCCTCAGTCTTTCTCCAATCACTGCTGCTGCTCAGTCTGACTCCACCCCCAGTCCCACAGACCCCACTCTCCCCAGCACACCTGTACAG GAGCCTCGGAAACTAAGCTATGCTGAGGTGTGTCAGAAACCCCGCAAAGACCCGCTGCCTGCCCCGGCACCCTGCGTGAGCCCCACTCCAGACCTCGCCCAAACTCCGGCCGCCGTCAACCAGCCTCTCCGTGAGCTCAGAGTGAACAAAGTGGATTCGCCAACGAGTCGTCCTGCTGAGAAGGTGTGTGACGGAAGACCTCCACGTGAGCAGTACCGAAGCGGGAGCCCCGGGAAGGGTGCAGGGTTTAAGCTCCGGGAACAGCAGAGACGACCCCCTCAGGGACGACGCTCCTCCCCTCACCCAGGATACAACAACAGACGCAGTGGGAAAGAACAGAATATCCCACCCAGATTGCCGAAGTGA